From Bifidobacterium longum subsp. longum JCM 1217, one genomic window encodes:
- a CDS encoding histidine phosphatase family protein, with protein sequence MIDEVMMLRHGRTQYNLEHRLQGQIDVPLDIVGQWQVDQTGFALASRYYWAKVNRLAEHPEAIAQPGPDAAERTDTRQFEEAPAAGRRMVVMTSDLFRAQQTAHAFADILGLPVTCDQRLRERSFGEWEGMTRAEIKAVAADDYASWKQHTGGETKHGVESRAAVGQRGADAVRALVIDSAYSDSTPTTLMLVTHGSWITATISNLLELDPDGMNALGGMRNACWCRLKVRHSVNGTPIEQPLWELEEYNKAPAIADSADWENGPTDLRGPHMPSWQPIVW encoded by the coding sequence ATGATCGATGAAGTGATGATGCTGCGTCATGGCCGTACGCAATACAATCTCGAACATCGCTTGCAAGGCCAGATCGATGTGCCGCTCGACATCGTAGGCCAATGGCAGGTTGACCAGACCGGATTCGCGCTCGCTTCACGGTATTACTGGGCCAAGGTGAACCGACTTGCCGAGCATCCCGAAGCCATCGCCCAGCCCGGTCCTGACGCCGCCGAACGCACTGATACGCGCCAGTTCGAGGAGGCTCCCGCCGCTGGCCGGCGCATGGTGGTGATGACCTCCGACCTGTTCCGTGCCCAACAGACCGCACACGCCTTCGCCGATATTTTGGGATTGCCAGTCACCTGTGACCAACGACTGCGTGAACGCAGCTTCGGCGAGTGGGAAGGCATGACCCGCGCCGAAATCAAAGCCGTGGCAGCCGACGACTACGCCTCTTGGAAACAGCACACTGGGGGCGAAACCAAGCATGGTGTGGAAAGCCGTGCCGCCGTGGGGCAGCGAGGTGCCGATGCCGTGCGCGCACTGGTCATCGACTCCGCCTATTCAGACAGCACGCCCACCACGCTGATGCTCGTCACCCATGGCTCATGGATTACCGCCACCATCTCCAACCTGCTCGAACTTGACCCGGACGGCATGAACGCACTCGGCGGCATGCGCAACGCCTGTTGGTGCCGGCTCAAAGTGCGCCACAGCGTCAACGGCACCCCCATCGAACAGCCCCTGTGGGAGTTGGAGGAATACAACAAGGCTCCCGCCATCGCCGACAGCGCCGACTGGGAGAACGGGCCGACCGATCTGCGAGGACCGCACATGCCAAGTTGGCAGCCAATCGTCTGGTGA